The sequence CGATTGAATTTAATACGATTAATTATTTTAAATATAAAGATGGTTCTTGTTTTGATAATTTAATCCAAATCTTATTTGATCTGGAACAATTTCCAAAACTCCCTCTAGTGAAGCCTTGTGAGAATGATGACAAGATACTAAAAGAATTGAAAACGATTATTGAAACTTCAGAACCTGGCGATAGAGTTTCTCAACTTAAAAAACGAATTTCCAAAACATTCAAATCAAATGACGGGGAAAGAGTAGCTGTGTTGGAAATTTTGGGAGTTATTGGTGTTTTGCACGATGATGAACATTTGGGGTATGCAGACCAATATATTACTTATCCGGTAAGAGTGCATAGACCGATTAGGAATGATGATGTGGGGTATCTTACCCGTTGGTGGCAAGGTAAATTTGGAATGGATACTGAAAAATGGGAATACTGGTTTGGGAAGAATTAATTGTACAGGTAAACCTATTGAATTTTTTTTTGCTGATTTATGTAAGAGGTTGTAAATTAGGGGATCATAAATAAATTATTCAATCTTTATTATAAATTGAACAAATTTCACCAAACTATAAAACAGCCATGGCAGAATATTACGCAAAATCTAACGATTCTTTATCTTTTGAACTCATAAATAATGATAAATTGACAGGGAAAATTACCTATAGAAGTTGGTTTAATTTTAATGCTGTAATTGAGTTGGAGGATCATCAAAGTTATCAGATTGAGCCTAGAGGATTTTGGGGAACAACGATTGAATTGAAAGATAATGAAAAGGTTCTTTTAAAGTTCAGAATGAACTGGAATGGTGAAATCATAGTACAGACCTATTTTGATGGAGTAAAAGAAAGTTTTGTATTTAAACATCGAGGGATTTTTAAAGATTCATTTGTGCTTACCGATAAAATAGGAACAGAACTGTTAGTAATGAAACCTCATTTTAAATGGAATTTGCTGAACTATGAGTATCAGATAAATACTTCTGACGAGTTTGAAAATTATCCTAATAATAACATTCTGTTACTTACTTCATTACACTGTGCCAATTATTATATGTCTATGATGGTTGTTGTCTAAAGAATTGAAACCATATGTATTAAAAAATGTAAAATATTAATATAAAATGTAGCGCTGAAATTTCATGTGTTATTGAAATAAAGGGTTTGTGATTTTTCATAAACCCTTTATTTATGGCCTTTTTCCCAGATTCAATTTTATGATTTGTGTCATATTTTTATTTAGAATTAATAAAAATAAAGTAATTTTGCAGCACTAAGCTTAATTATAAAAATGAAAAAAACTATTATTTCTGCATCATTATTAGCAGTCACCATGCTCAGTGCACAGGAAAGTGATACCCTTAAAGTAGCCGAAATCCAGTCCGTTTCTCTTAAAGGAACCCACAATTACAGAACCAAAAAATCCGAATCAGTAGCAAGACTTCCATTGGAGAACCTAGAAAATCCAACGGTTTACAACCTTGTTCCTAAAGAGATTATCAGTGAAATGAATGCTACAGACTTTAATACAGCAATGGCTTCAGCTCCTGGAGTGGTAGTCAGCAATAGTGTTAACGACAGTGGTAATGATATTTTTCTGAGAGGATTCAGCTCTAATGCCAGTTTTAGAAATGGATTAATCCAGAATCCGAGAGTACAATCGGAGATTGCGAATGTTGAAAGAATAGAAGTAATCAAAGGGCCATCAGGAACCTTATTTGGAGGAACTTTGGCCAATTATGGCGGAGTTGTAAATATAGTGACCAAAAAACCACAGGAAAACTTTGGTGGAATTATCAACTATACCACTGGAAGTTGGGGAATGAACAGAATCACAGCAGATGTGAATACTCCTTTGAATAAAGAAAAAACAGCATTGGCGAGATTCAATGTAGCCGCTTATTCTCAGGATTCTTTTCAGGATGCAGGATATAATAAAGGAGTATTCTTTTCAGGAAGTATCTTATATAAGGTAAGTGATAAGACTACAGTAACCTTAGATACAGAGTTCCATGCCCCTGAAAAAACCTTGAATGCTTATGTGAGACAGTCTGAAAAATTGACTTATCATTCTATGAAAGATCTTGAAGCCATTCATGGCAGATCATTTACCAGTAATGATGTGGGATCAAAAAGAACCAATTTTGTGACGATGGCTGAAGTTACCCATAAATTTAATGACCAATGGACTTCCAGAACGTCTTACCAAAGAGGAGAAGCTAATGAGAAAGAATCTATCTTTTTGGTATTAAACTATATGGATAATAACAGGGTGAGCAGAAGTATCCGACCGTTTGACAATTATAAGATTACCACAGATAATATTCAGCAGAATTTTATTGGTGATTTTAAAATCGGAGGCTTAAGAAACCGTTTGGTAGTAGGATTAGATTATTTCCAGCAGACTAGTAAAAACCAATATCCGGTATTTACAGTAGGTAAAAATACAAACTCAGCTTTTGCTCCTTATCCTCTGAATGGAGTAATTGGAGAAAATTACGGTACTGAAAAAGGAAATGATATTGTTATATTGAATGCTACTTCCGATTGGACTCCTATTTCCCGTGATGTGGTAAAAAAACTACCAAGAACCGCTACCAAATATGAAATTTCTCAATACAGTACATACAGCGCCTATGTTTCCAATGTATTAAATGTTACAGATAATTTCCTTGTAATGGCAAGTTTAAGAATGGATCACTACAAAAATGAAGATATTAAAAGAAATGGAGTAGCCGGAACCGAGGGATACAGTCAGACCCAATTCTCTCCAAAATTTGGTCTAGTGTATGAAATTAAAAAAGATGAAATTTCATTCTTTGCTAACTATGTGAACGGATTTAAAAATATTGCTCCGGGGCTTAATCAGGATGGTGTTCTTACCAAATGGGATCCGGAACAGGGAAATCAGTTTGAGGCCGGATTCAAATTAGATCTGTTTGGTAAAAAATTATTATCAACTATCTCTTATTATAACATGAGAGTTAAAAATAGAGTCATTGCAGATCCGGGAGGTTTGGGAAGCAGACAGGATGGTAATATTAAAAACCAGGGGCTTGAAGTAGATATCGTAATCAATCCGGTAAAAGGATGGAACATCGTAGGAGGATATGGATTTAATGATAACCGCTATGATGACAGAAGTAAAGATGCAGGAAAGAGAGTGGCATGGGCGCCTAAACATGTGGCAAACTTATGGACAAGTTATAAAATAATGGATGGAACCTATGAAGGACTTGGCTTCGGGGCAGGATTCAATTTTGTGGATAAAACGTATATCAACATCACAAACCATTTCCTTGCACCGTCCTATACCACAGTAGGAGCCACAGTTTTCTATGATAAGAAAAAATACAGAATCGGTCTGAAGATGAACAATGTTTTGAACCAAATGTACTGGAACTTCTACGGACAACCACAAAAACCAAGAGAATTCCTGGCCAATTTTGCATTTAAATTCTAATCCCTTTTAAAAACAAAAACAAGTTGTCTCAAACTTAAAGTTGATTGGAATAGCGCAACGGCGCTAAAAGAACAAAGATTTTCAGCAGCAAAATAGTCCATCGGTATATTGATTTTTACAAATTTAAACAGGTTATAGTGTTGGTTTTCAATCATTAGCGTGATCTGTGAAATCTGCGAGAGATAAAATCTTTGCGCCCTTGCGTTTTCCAACAATGATACTCAAAAGGCAACCCTTTTAGATATGGAAAATAAAAAAACTAACCCCAAGAAAAAACAGGGAAAATCCCTGACCAAAAGAATTACAGGATGGCTCCATCTCTGGCTCGGACTTGTTTCCGGGATTATTGTACTTACCGTTACGCTTTCCGGAACGGTTTTCGTCTTTTGTGATGAGATTGTTGACCTTTGTGCAGGAAGTGCCAAATATGTTCAGGCTCC is a genomic window of Chryseobacterium nakagawai containing:
- a CDS encoding TonB-dependent siderophore receptor, producing the protein MKKTIISASLLAVTMLSAQESDTLKVAEIQSVSLKGTHNYRTKKSESVARLPLENLENPTVYNLVPKEIISEMNATDFNTAMASAPGVVVSNSVNDSGNDIFLRGFSSNASFRNGLIQNPRVQSEIANVERIEVIKGPSGTLFGGTLANYGGVVNIVTKKPQENFGGIINYTTGSWGMNRITADVNTPLNKEKTALARFNVAAYSQDSFQDAGYNKGVFFSGSILYKVSDKTTVTLDTEFHAPEKTLNAYVRQSEKLTYHSMKDLEAIHGRSFTSNDVGSKRTNFVTMAEVTHKFNDQWTSRTSYQRGEANEKESIFLVLNYMDNNRVSRSIRPFDNYKITTDNIQQNFIGDFKIGGLRNRLVVGLDYFQQTSKNQYPVFTVGKNTNSAFAPYPLNGVIGENYGTEKGNDIVILNATSDWTPISRDVVKKLPRTATKYEISQYSTYSAYVSNVLNVTDNFLVMASLRMDHYKNEDIKRNGVAGTEGYSQTQFSPKFGLVYEIKKDEISFFANYVNGFKNIAPGLNQDGVLTKWDPEQGNQFEAGFKLDLFGKKLLSTISYYNMRVKNRVIADPGGLGSRQDGNIKNQGLEVDIVINPVKGWNIVGGYGFNDNRYDDRSKDAGKRVAWAPKHVANLWTSYKIMDGTYEGLGFGAGFNFVDKTYINITNHFLAPSYTTVGATVFYDKKKYRIGLKMNNVLNQMYWNFYGQPQKPREFLANFAFKF